The following proteins come from a genomic window of Shewanella halifaxensis HAW-EB4:
- a CDS encoding DUF2127 domain-containing protein, protein MSSVKSGLKAIALLEATKGLISVLVVFGLHKLAGQDIQRVVEELLSHSHLNPANHLVQEAITQAGKITEANIMFVIAGALLYAGIRFIEAYGLWHSLVWTEWFALLSGGIYLPFEAYEMFTKPSLLTAGILVINLVVVGYMYRVIKHKGS, encoded by the coding sequence ATGTCTTCAGTTAAAAGCGGCCTAAAAGCCATCGCACTCCTCGAGGCCACGAAAGGGCTAATATCTGTATTGGTTGTCTTTGGGCTGCATAAACTCGCCGGGCAAGACATTCAACGAGTGGTTGAAGAGTTACTGAGTCATTCCCACTTAAACCCTGCAAATCATTTAGTTCAGGAGGCGATTACACAGGCCGGTAAGATAACAGAGGCGAATATTATGTTTGTGATAGCAGGCGCCTTACTCTACGCTGGTATACGTTTTATAGAAGCCTATGGCCTTTGGCACAGTTTAGTGTGGACCGAATGGTTTGCCTTATTAAGTGGCGGGATCTACTTGCCATTTGAGGCGTATGAAATGTTCACCAAGCCGAGCTTATTAACGGCAGGGATATTAGTCATTAACCTCGTGGTTGTGGGTTATATGTATCGAGTTATCAAGCATAAAGGCTCTTGA
- a CDS encoding PilZ domain-containing protein — MTLDLHKALVEQLKPLLMEPEFSELFEQLTADETNSTRFLLKMELNRLASLCTRNIDLRNKTELECEVFSFAEQQHYLDAPAKESFLQALALYRDEYTLGVYEQVIENHKKRVIKQRQSSQSEPEANSSPFVADGVVLGSYLARSEERMNYSMRINVTQGHQSIDGITVDLSVGGARIRLKAKHNLQASKPIRVKLVELSDEYYHQDLQQGVDYQIVDAEQNQEYCWLRLKRLSGTEALAQMLEKLIHGYKFRYKIDVNDVLVTTKGLGFERHYLPHLPHLPLFFETKASLEGSDEAQLILSHKLLSRDNQTISEYFKDENEICQLSSFLTSARVKQIIDCADDNQHSLFFCFTFTVQGAKFFYSASLAELNSRDLLALFLSFAAAKPSFKMFRVSKQTIDHQQCYKASILPGDEGRYSALTETQLSAFSHVLQLIDVTNPKAAKLYQNWSQVSQNGDNQTSVNALKIFGQKKISQHTAKLISLQFSERRNESRFAFKTSIQLNQGKLSVTASTDDISSRGMKLSVTTPVIFDDAEPVFVSFPKLQPLAGKISLASLPYRLIRTRKNGVTLHLAARVGHTPHVGVEFLNRLIEHNRDKLQKITESNHYGKELADGMKNIIMRKLASVPFYLERTVKSAYISTLGIGTEQNHIANLFASQSDNTLAYDLTPLLNDGKLKRDFILPIRTMKPQHGLTHFEVLVQISRMSQGQIKVRCISEYDLPEYAQQLSFIKRSQNLGEFLALRVYRGATGKPDLNYIRREREYIAIHASHRGKKLEQQLWNIIGVGELLDITQEVRLRFPELLAQPELSTES, encoded by the coding sequence ATGACTTTAGATTTGCACAAAGCGCTTGTTGAACAACTAAAACCCCTGTTGATGGAACCTGAATTCTCAGAGTTGTTCGAACAGCTCACCGCAGATGAAACCAATTCAACTCGCTTTTTGCTCAAAATGGAGCTCAATAGGCTCGCCTCACTCTGTACTCGCAATATAGATTTACGCAATAAGACAGAACTTGAATGTGAAGTGTTTAGCTTTGCTGAGCAACAACACTATCTCGACGCCCCCGCTAAAGAAAGCTTTTTGCAAGCCCTCGCCCTTTACCGAGACGAGTATACGTTAGGCGTATATGAGCAGGTCATAGAAAACCACAAAAAACGAGTCATAAAACAGCGGCAATCGAGTCAAAGTGAGCCTGAGGCCAACTCATCGCCTTTTGTAGCCGATGGTGTGGTATTAGGCAGCTACCTTGCCCGCAGTGAAGAGCGAATGAATTACAGCATGCGCATTAACGTGACTCAAGGCCACCAAAGTATTGACGGCATTACCGTCGATCTCTCGGTGGGCGGCGCGAGAATTCGTCTTAAGGCAAAGCATAATCTACAAGCGAGTAAACCTATTCGAGTAAAACTTGTAGAGCTAAGTGATGAATATTATCACCAAGACCTACAGCAAGGCGTCGATTATCAAATCGTCGATGCAGAGCAGAATCAAGAATATTGCTGGCTCAGGCTAAAACGGCTATCAGGCACAGAAGCTTTAGCGCAAATGCTAGAAAAACTGATCCATGGCTATAAGTTTCGTTATAAGATCGATGTTAACGACGTATTGGTTACCACCAAAGGTCTTGGCTTTGAACGTCATTATCTACCGCACTTGCCTCATTTGCCTCTATTTTTTGAAACGAAAGCAAGCTTGGAAGGTAGCGACGAGGCTCAACTCATACTCAGTCATAAATTACTGAGTCGCGATAACCAAACAATTAGCGAATACTTCAAAGATGAAAATGAGATTTGCCAGCTAAGCAGCTTTCTCACATCAGCACGAGTGAAACAAATTATCGACTGTGCTGATGATAACCAACACAGTCTGTTTTTCTGTTTCACCTTCACTGTACAAGGTGCAAAATTCTTCTATTCAGCAAGCCTAGCTGAGCTAAACTCTCGCGATTTATTAGCGCTATTTTTAAGCTTTGCAGCAGCAAAACCTAGCTTTAAAATGTTTAGGGTAAGCAAACAAACTATCGATCATCAACAGTGCTACAAAGCGAGTATTTTACCGGGTGACGAGGGGCGTTATTCAGCATTAACAGAGACTCAACTCAGTGCCTTTAGCCACGTATTACAACTGATTGATGTAACTAACCCCAAGGCCGCCAAGCTATATCAAAACTGGAGCCAAGTCAGTCAGAACGGGGATAATCAAACAAGTGTTAATGCATTAAAAATCTTCGGCCAAAAGAAAATATCTCAACACACAGCCAAGCTTATTTCACTGCAGTTTAGTGAACGACGCAATGAGTCACGCTTTGCCTTTAAAACTTCGATACAGCTTAATCAAGGTAAGCTAAGTGTAACTGCGAGTACCGATGATATATCGAGCCGCGGTATGAAGCTTAGTGTAACAACGCCAGTGATCTTCGATGATGCCGAGCCTGTTTTTGTTAGCTTTCCTAAACTACAACCCCTTGCCGGTAAGATCTCTTTAGCGTCGCTTCCTTATCGATTAATCCGTACCCGTAAAAACGGCGTTACCTTGCACTTAGCAGCGCGAGTCGGTCACACGCCCCATGTCGGCGTCGAGTTTTTAAATCGATTGATTGAACACAACCGAGACAAGCTTCAAAAAATTACTGAAAGTAACCATTACGGTAAAGAGCTCGCCGATGGCATGAAAAATATTATCATGCGCAAACTAGCGTCGGTTCCCTTTTATCTTGAGCGCACAGTAAAGTCAGCCTATATATCGACATTAGGTATTGGGACCGAGCAAAACCATATTGCCAACCTATTTGCATCTCAAAGCGACAATACGCTAGCGTATGATCTAACACCGCTGCTTAATGACGGTAAGCTAAAGCGCGACTTTATCTTACCGATCCGGACAATGAAGCCTCAACACGGACTAACTCATTTTGAAGTCTTAGTGCAGATCTCTCGTATGTCCCAAGGGCAGATAAAAGTCCGCTGTATTAGCGAATATGATCTACCAGAGTATGCTCAACAACTTAGCTTTATTAAGCGCAGTCAAAATCTAGGTGAGTTTTTAGCGCTTAGAGTCTACCGCGGCGCCACTGGCAAACCTGACTTAAACTACATCCGTCGTGAGCGTGAATATATCGCTATTCACGCCTCTCACAGAGGGAAAAAGCTCGAACAACAACTGTGGAATATTATCGGGGTGGGTGAACTACTGGATATTACTCAAGAGGTGAGACTACGATTTCCCGAGCTTTTAGCACAACCAGAGTTGAGCACTGAAAGTTAA